The genomic window TCAGCCGCGCTGATGATCCCGAGCTTCCGGGAGCCGATGCGTTTGAGGGCCTTTCGCAATCCGATAGCCTCTCCCTCGGCACGTCCCTCTCGGAGGATCTTCTGATACGTGGATGATTCGCGCATGTTCTCCACCCCCGTGATGACTCGGTCCACGATCTCGTCGGAGAACTTCAGGCCCATGAGGATGTACGTGGCGGTCCAGAGCGCCTTGAATTGGCCCTCGGGCGCCCCGGCCTCGAGCTTGCGCCGGATGGCCTGGAGGACGCCCGGCAGCCGCTCCTCGGTGACGTCCGCGATCGCGGCGAGGGGCGCGACCGCGGGGGCGGCCGAGAGGATCGCCTCGGCGGGCAGCTCCCAGATCCGCACGACATTATAGCGGAAGTCGTGGCAGGGGTCGCCTCCGGGCAGCTCGCGGCGGTAGAGCCCTGCCATCGCCGGCCCGTCGGCCTCGCGGGCGAGCAGCAGGGCGACGCTCCGCACCGGGAGCTCATGCCGGTAGTGCACCAGGACGTTGTACCGCAGCATCCGGAGCGGGAGCGAGGCGTTGTAGCTGGTCTGGAACTCGACGTGGGCGAGCCAGGGCTCCGGCTCGTCCACGCGGATCACGGAGTCGGCCTCGGCGGTGACGGTGGACAGCTCGGCGCTCTGGACCCGGGCCGGGCCGACGGGCCGGCGCAGCAGGACCTCCAGCAGCGGGCCGGGGGCCTCGCCGAAGATCTCCTTGAGGATCGCGTCGAACGGCTTCGCCATGACGGCTCGGCCTCCTCGCGAGGCAGGCCGCGTCAGCGCGGCTCGGGCCGGTCTCCCGAGTCGCGCGGGAGCTCGCCGAGGAGCTCGTCCCAGCCGTTGGTGAAGAGGACGCGCTCGCTGAGGCGCTCGAGCGTCTCGAGGTCGGCGACGCGGTCGACGGCCGCCTCGTGGGCCGGCTCGATCGCCCCGAACTTGATCCGGCCCAGCCGCTTGATCGTCCGCTTCAGCTCCTGGATCTGGCCCTTGACCACGCCCTCGTTGAGGATCTTCAGGTAGGTGGAGGATTCCGCCATGTTTTCCACTCCGCTGATGAGATGGTCCGCGACTTCGGCCGAGAACTTCAGGCCCATGAGGATGTACGTGGCGGTCCAGAGCTTCCGGAACCGGTCCTCGGGCGTCTCGGCCTCCAGCTTCTCCCTGATGGCGTGGAGGACGCCGGGGAGCCTATCCGCCGAGACGTCCGCGATCGCGGCGAGCGGGGCCATCGCGGGATCGGCCGAGAGCAGCGACTCCGCGGGCCACTCCCAGAGTCTGATGGTATTGTAGCGGAATTCCAGGGAGGCGTCGTCACCGAGGGGAGCGGGGCGATAGATGCCGGTCATGGCCGGTCCGTTGGCTTCCTTGCACAACAGCAGGGCGATGCTCCGCACCGGGAGGCGGTGGCGGTAGTGGGCCAGGACGTTGTAGCGGAGCATGCGCAGCGGCAGGGCCGGGTCGTAGCTGGTCTGGAACTCGACGTGGGCGAGCCAGGGCTCCGGCTCGTCCACGCGGATCACGGAGTCGGCCTCGGCGGTGACGGTGGACAGCTCGGCGCTCTGGACCCGGGCCGGGCCGACGGGCCGGCGCAGCAGGACCTCCAGCAGCGGGCCGGGGGCCTCGCCGAAGATCTCCCTGAGGATCGCGTCGAACGGCTTCGCCATGGCGACTCAGCGCGTCTCGGCCGGGCCGCCGGAGTCGCGCGGGAGCTCGCCGAGGAGCTCGTCCCAGCCGTTGGCGAAGAGGACGCGCTCGCTGAGGCGCTCGAGCGTCTCGAGGTCGGCGACGCGGTCGACGGCCGCCTCGTGGGCCGGCTCGATCGCCCCGAACTTGATCCGGCCCAGCCGCTTGATCGTCCGCTTCAGCTCCTGGATGCCTCCCTGTCGGAGGATCTTCAGGTAGGTGGAGGATTCCGCCATGTCTTCCACTCCGGTGATGAGTCGGTCCACCAGCTCGTTCGGGAACTTCAACCCCATCAGGATGTACGTGGCCGTCCAGAGCTTCCGGAATTTGTCGCTGGCGATCTCGCGTCCCATCGTCTGGCTGATGGCCTGGAGGACTCCGGGGAGTTCCTGCTCGGTCACGTCGGCGAGGGTGGCCAGCGGGGCGGCGGACGGGCCGGCCGCGATGACCTCCTCCGCGGACCACTCCCAGAGCCTCACGACATTATACCGGAATTCGAGCCGAGGTTCGGCCCCCGGGAATGCGGCCCCGTAATGGCCGCTCAGTGCCGGGCCGTCTGCTTCGCGTGCAAGCAGGAGGGCGATGCTGAGTACCGGGAGGCGGTGGCGGTAGTGGGCCAAGGCGTTGTACCGCAACATGCGCAGCGGTAGCGAGGCGTCGTAGCTCGTCTGGAACTCGACGTGGGCGAGCCAGGGCTCCGGCTCGTCCACGCGGATCACGGAGTCGGCCTCGGCGGTGACGGTGGACAGCTCGGCGCTCTGGACCCGGGCCGGGCCGACGGGCCGGCGCAGCAGGACCTCCAGCAGCGGGCCGGGGGCCTCGCCGAAGATCTCCTTGAGGATCGCGTCGAACGGCTTGGACATGGCGCGTCAGCCCTCGCGGAGCCACCTCGCCACGTCCGGGGCGTGATAGGTGAGGATCATGTCGATGCCGGCGCGCTTGAAGCCGGTCAGCGTCTCCAGGACGATCCGACGCTCGTCGATCCAGCCGTTGCGGGCGGCCGCCTTGACCATGGCGTACTCTCCGGAGACGTTGTAGGCGGCCAGGGGGACGCCGAAGGTGTCCTTGATCCGGCGGGCGACGTCCAGGTAGGCGAGCGCCGGCTTCACCATGACGATGTCGGCGCCCTCGGCCAGGTCGAGGGCCGCCTCGCGGATCGCCTCGTCGCCGTTGGCCGGGTCCATCTGGTAGCTCCGGCGGTCGCCGAAGGCGGGGGCGCTCTCGGCCGCCTCGCGGAACGGGCCGTAGTAGCCGCTGGCGAACTTGGCCGAGTAGGCCATGATCGGGGTCCCCGTGAAGCCCTCGGCGTCGAGGCCCTCGCGGATGGCCTTCACCATGCCGTCCATCATCCCCGACGGGGCGATCACGTCTGCGCCCGCCCGGGCGTGGCTGACGGCCTGGCGGGCCAGGAGCGGGAGCGTCGCGTCGTTGTCCACGTCGAGCCGGCCGCCCCGGTCCGAGAGCGGGCCGCAGTGGCCGTGGTCGGTGTACTCGCAGAAGCAGAGGTCCGTGATCACCAGGAGCTCGGGCGCCTGCCGCTTGGCGATGGAGACGGCCTCCTGGACGATGCCGTCGTCGCGGCAGGCCGCGGAGCCGAAGGCGTCCTTGGAGTCCGGGATGCCGAAGAGGAGGATCGCCGGGATCCGCAGCTCGACCACCTCGTCGATCGCCTCGCGGAAGCGGTCGAGCGAGAGCTGGAACTGCCCGGGCATCGAGGGGATCTCCCGCCTCAGGTTCGTGCCGTGGTAGACGAACAGCGGGTAGATGAGGTCGTCCACCCCCAGGCGGTTCTCTCGCGTCAGGTCGCGGAGGCGGGGGTGGGCGCGGAGGCGCCTGGGGCGGTGGAGCGGGTAGCCGGCCGTCGGCTGGAAGGTCATGCGGGGATCCTCGGTGTAAGCGACCGCGGCGGGGCGACCGGCGATCCGCCGGTCGCCCCGCCGCCGGGACGCGATCGATTCGATGGGGGGTGCGGGCGGCCGGCCGGCTCGCGGCCGGCCGCCCGGGGCCGATCAGTGGCCCCGCTTGCCGTGGCCCGGCGGGGGCAGGGGCGCCAGCCGGATCTCGGTGTTGTTGGCGTCGTAGCAGTCGAGGTGCAGGTGCTCGGCCGCCACGTTCTCCTTGAAGCCGACCTGGATGGTCATGTTGGAATCGGCCTCGATGCGGGCGATCTCCTTCCGCTTGCGGTTGTTCAGGTAGGTCGCCACGCTCGAGCTGACGGTGACGTTGATGCGGCGGATCTCCTCGCGGTGCGAGGCCAGCGCCAGCAGCCGCATGACGTCGATGGCCATGCTCTCGGCCGTCTTGACGACGCCGGAGCCGGTGCAGTTGGGGCAGTCCTCGTAGACCGACCGCTTGAGGCTGGGGCGGATCCGCTGGCGGGTCATCTCGATGAGGCCGAAGGCGCTCATGCGGAGGATCTTGGTCCTCGCGCGGTCGCGCTTGATCGCCTCGCGGAGGGCCCGCTCGACGCCGCGGCGGTGCCGCTCCTCGCGCATGTCGATGAAGTCGTTGACGATGACGCCGCCGAGGTCGCGGAGCCGCAGCTGGCGGGCGATCTCGCGGGCGGCGCGGAGGTTCATCTCGTAGGCGGTCTTCTCGGCGTCGTCCTCCACGCGGAAGTTGCCCGAGTTGACGTCGATGGCCACGAGGGCCTCGGTCTGGTCGATGACGATGGAGCCGCCCTCCGGCAGCGGGACGTGCCGCCGCTGGATCTTGGCGATCTCGTCCTCGATGCCGTACTTGTGGAACAGCGGCACCTTCTCTTCGTACAGCTTGATCCGGTTGACGAACCGGGGCATGACCACCCGGAGGAACTCCTGGGCCCGCTCGAAGGCGGCCGGCTCGTCGATCCAGATGGTGTCGATCTCGGACGTGAAGATGTCCCGGATGGTCCGGGTGATCATGTCCGATTCCTGGTAGATGGCGCCCGGGGTCCGGGTCTTCTTGATCCGCCGGAGGATCACCTTCCAGAGCCGCAGCAGGTAGGCGAGGTCGCGGGCGAGCTCCCGCTTGGATCGCTCCAGGCCGGCGGTGCGGACGATGAAGCCGAGCCCCTTGGGCGGGTTCAGCTCGTGCATGATCTCGCGGAGCTTGCGGCGCTGGCCCTCGTCGACGATCTTGCGGGAGACGCCGACGCGGTTCAGGCCCGGCATGAGCACCAGGTAGCGGCCGGGGATGCTGATGTAGGTGGAGAGGGTCGGGCCCTTGGTGCCGATGCTCTCCTTGATGACCTGGACGAGGACCTCGTCGCCGCGGCGGAAGATCTCCTGGATCGGGGGCTTGGAGGCGCCCCGCCCGCGGCCGGCCCGGCCGCCGCGCCCGGCGGCGTCCTCGCGTCGGGGGCGAGCCTCGGCGGGCCCGCGGAGGCCCATCTCCCGCTCGAGGGCCTCGATCTCCTCGATCTCCTTGCGGATCTCCTGCTCGAGCTCGGGGTCGATCTCCTCCTCGGCGACCCGGGGCGCGTCGGCCAGGTCGTCGTCGTGGAGCAGGTCCTCGTGGTCGTCGATGTCGACGTCGAGGCCGGCGACCTCCTCGATCTCGTCGATCTCCTCGATGTCGAGCTCGCGGACCCCGGCGCGGCGGACGTCCTCCTCGTCCGCGTCGCGGCCGAAGGAGGGGCCGAAGTCGGCCTCGGCGGCCTCGTCGTCGAGCTCGGCGGCGAATTCATCCTGGGCGGGCGAGCCCGGCTCATCGATCCGGTCGCGGTCGCGCCGGCGGCCGCGTCGACGCCGCCGTCGCTTGCCGTCGCGGCCCTCGCCGCGGGCGTCGGCGGCCGCCTCGGGCGGGCCGAACGGCTCGTCGTCGGCGCCCAGGAACTCGCGGGACTCGATGTCCGGGACGTCGTCCCGGGCCGCCTCGGGCCAGGCGAAGGCGTCCGGCGCGGCCTCGGGGGACGGGTCGGCCGCCCTCAGCCGCTCGCGGCGGGGGACGTAGCCGGGCTCCCCGGCGCGGGCGTGGGGCCTGGCCCGCTCGCGGGGGGGCTCCGCCGGCTCGGCGGGCCGCACGCGCTCGGGCTCGTGCTCCGGCTGGGGCCGGGCGTACCGCGGCGGGGCGGGGGCGGGCTCCGGCGGGGCCGCCTCTCGCTCCCTCGGCCTCTCCCGATCGCGGTCGCGGTCCCGCTCGCCCTCGGCGCCGCGGGAGCGGATCGCCGCGCGGCCGCCGCGGCGGCGGGGCTCGTCGGCCCTGGGCCCGGGCTCGAAGGCGTCCGGCTCGTCCTCGATCGGGGCCGCCGCGGCCCGCTCGTCCGGGGCCTCCAGGTCCTCGGCGTCGAAGGCCGAGGGCGCCCGGGGGGGGCGTCCGGCCGGCGGCGAGGGCCGGCCGCGGCCCCGGCCGCGATCGCGGCGCGGCTCCCTGGGGGCGAAGGACTCGATCTCCTCCTCGTCGCGGGCCTCGCGGGGCGGCTCGGCCTCCGGGGGCTCGGCCGGGCGATACCGCCCCCGCTCCGGGGCCTCGGCCTCGGCGGCCGGGGGCTGCGGGAGCCGCGACCGTTGCGTCCGGCTGGGGGGCAGGTCCGGGTCGAAGAAGTCGGCGGGGCGGGCCGATCGCCATCGCCCCTCGGCGGGCTCCTCCGGCGCGGCCTCCCGCTCCCGCTCCCTCTCCCGCTCATATTCCCAGCCGCGCTCCACGGCCTCGGTCCACGAGGCCCGCTCGACCTCCTCGCGCCTCTCGGCGGCCGGCTCGCGCGGCTCGGGGCGCGGGGGCTCGGGGGCCCGAGGCGGCTGGGGCAGCGGCCCCAGCTCGTCGGCGAGCCCTTCCCCGAAGGACCGCGGCGCCTCGGACCGGTCGCGGCGGCCGCGGATCGAGCGGTCCGGGCGCTCCCGGTCCCGGTCCCGGTCGCGGTCCCTGGGCGGGCGATCCTCGGAGCGGGGCGGCGGGAGCGACGGGGGGAGCGGCTCGCCGAAGGCGTCCGGCCTGGGCCGCCGCCGGTCCTCGCGGTCGCGGCGCGGCTCGCGCGGGCGGGCGCCCGGGGCCGGGAGCTGGGCCGCGCCGGGCTCCGGCTCGTCCTCGGCGGAGGCGGCCCCCTGGTAATACTGCGGCTCGACGTCGGAGACGTGGAGGAACCCGTTGCGGCCGACCGAGAAGTCCACGAACGCGGCCTGGATCGCCGGCTCGAGGTTCACGACCTTGCCCTTGTAGATGTTCCCCGTGTAGCTCTCGTGGCTGGTGCGCTCGACGTACAGCTCCTCCAGCACGCCGTTCTCGACGATGGCGATGCGGCATTCCTCGGGCTGGAGGACGTTGATCAGCATTTCTTTTTTCATGCGGGCTGTTTCCGGGAGTCACGCGGCTCGCGTGATCGTGTGGTTTGGGGTGTCCGATCCGCGGGGCGGATGCGGGGTCGATCCCGGTCCTCGGGGCCCGCGGGGCGGCCGGATGGGCGCGGGACCCGGTGGGTCCGGCGCGGCCGGCGGCCGGCGGGGGGAACGGCGATGCCTCCGGGGCATCCGCTGCGGGCCTATCCTCTCGTCTCGTCGCTGCGGGCCAGTTCGATGCGGGCTCGCGCCAGGACGGATCCTCGATCCAGCAGGTCGCGGAGGCCCAGGGTCTCGAGCAGTTCCTCGGGGCGGGCCGAGCCCTCCGGGGTCACCCGGAGGCTGGCCTTGAGCGTCCCGTCCTCGGTCAATTCGGCGTCCAGGAGCGCGGCGCGAACGTCGATGGGCTGCTCGCGGCCGTCGTCGTGGCGGCGGCGGATCACCGGCCGGCTGGCCTCGCCCAGGAGGGCTTGCAGCGCGGACCGGGCGTCCTGCCGACGCTCGGGGGGGACGTCGAGGTGGTACTCCGCGGCCACCGGCCGGGGGGCCGGGGATCGGTCGGGGAGGGCCTCGACGTCGAGCCAGTCGAACCCCGGAGGGGAGACGCCGCGGAGGCGCCCCAGGACCTCCTCCGGATCCTCCGGGCGGGACAGCTCGAGATCGACGATCTCGGAGCGCCCCTCGATGCCCAGGCCCAGGGGCATCGCGAAGACGATCCGCGCGCGGGGGTTGAAACCCTGGCTCAGGGCCACGGGGAGCCGCGCGCGGCGGAGCATCCGCTCCAGGCAGCGCAGCAGGTCGCGGTGGCTGATCAGGCGAAGGTCCCCTCGCTTGGCGAATCGGAGTCGCAGCTTCGTGGCGGTCGTCATGGCCTGGGGCGTGGCAAGGCGCGGCCATCCGGCGCGGCGGGTCGTCCGCGGCGGTCGATCGGGCCGTCCCCCGGGTCGCGGGGGGCCCGGCGCGGGGTCGGCGGGCCGGAGTCCTTGGGAAAGGGGTGAAGGGTTTCGGTCAAGGGACACTCGTGGTGTTGGCGGCCCTCCCGCCGGCATCCGCCTCGCGGGCCGCGTCGCGGCCGGGCCGCGGCGTGTCGGGGAGGGCCTCGCGGAGCCGCCGCTCGAGCAGGGCGGCCACCTCCGCGGCGGTCTCCATGGCCATCGCCTCGGCGGCGAGGGCGGCCGCGTCGTCGTCGCGGATCCCGCGGATGACGCGGCGGACCTCCGGGAGCTGGTGCGGCGGCATGCTCAGGTGCCGCAGGCCCAGGCCCAGGAGGAGCATCGCATAGAGCGGGTCGCCGCCCATCGCCCCGCAGACGCTGACGTCGATCCCCCGCGCCGCGGCGGCCCGGACCACCCGCTCGATCAGGCGGAGCACGGCGGGGTCGGCGGGCGAGTACAGGTCGGCGAGGGCCTCGTTGGTCCGGTCGACGGCGAGCGTGTACTGGACGAGGTCGTTCGTGCCTATCGAGAAGAAGTCCACCTCCTTCGCCAGGTGATCGGCCACGAGGGCCGCGGCGGGGACCTCCACCATGACCCCGACCGGCGGGTCGCCGCGGAAGGCGACGCCCTCCGCCGCCAGCCCCGCGGCCGCCTCGCCCAGCAGGGCGCGGGCCCGGCGGATCTCGGTGATCGTCGACACCAGGGGGAACATGATCCGGACGTCGCCCAGCGCCGCGGCGCGGAGCAGGGCGCGGAGCTGGGGCCGGGACAGCTCCGGATCCCGCAGGGTCAGCCGGATGCTCCGCAGGCCCAGGAAGGGGTTGGCCTCGCGGTGGGCCGAGGCCCGGTAGCGCTCCAGCTTGTCGGCCCCGAGGTCGAGGGTCCGGATGACGATCGGGCGGCCCTGCAGCGAGCGGATCACCGCGGCGTACGCCTCGTACTGCTGCTCCTCGGTCGGCGGGGACTCCGCGGTCAGGAACAGGAACTCGGTGCGGTAGAGGCCCACCCCCGCGGCGCCCAGGCTCAGGCAGGCGTCCACCTCCGCGGCGAACTCGATGTTGCCCCAGAGCTCCACCCGCGTGCCGTCGAGCGTCACGGCGGGGAGGCCCGCCTGGCGGGAGAGGACCTGGAACCGCTCCGACCGCTCCTCGGCGGCGGCCCGGTAGCGCCCCCGCGTGGCCTCGTCGGGGTCCAGGATGACCAGCCCCTCGTCGCCGTCGATGATCGCCGTGCGGGCGTGCCGGGCCCGCTCCAGGAACCGCCCCAGGCCGACCACGGCGGGGATCTCCAGGGCCGCGGCGACGATCGCCGTGTGGCTGGCCCGGCCGCCGGCCTCGGTGGCGAAGCCGAGGACCCGGCGGGGATCCAGGCCCGCCGCCTCGCTCGGCGAGAGGTCCCGCGCCAGGATGACCGAGGGGGCGGTCAGGTCGTCCTGGAGGCCGCCGGGCCTGCGGCCCTGGAGCTGGCCGAGGATCCGCGCCTCGATGTCCCGGACGTCGGCGGCGCGGGCCGCCAGGTGGGAGTCGCTGAGCTGCTCCAGCCGGGAGGCGTGCCCCTCGAGGATCTCGATGACGGCGTGCTCCGCCGAGATCGCGTCCCGCTCGATCCGCAGGCGGGCCCCGTCGCGGAGCGTGACGTCGCCGATCATCCGGGCGTGGGCGCCGAGGATGTCGGCGTACTGCGGCCCGAGCCGGTCGCGGGCCTCGATGCCGGCCTGCTCCGCCTCGAGCCCGGCGTCCCGCAGCGCCCGGTCCAGCCGCGCCCGCTCGGCGTCGATCGCCTCGCGGGGGATGTCCCGGGGGGGCAGCCGCCGGCCCAGCGGGCTCGCCGCCACCACCGGGCCGATGGCGATGCCCGGGCTGACGGCCAGGCCCCGCAGCACCTGCATGGGGGGGGCCGCGGGCGTCGCGCCGTCGGTGGGGTGGGGAGGGGCCGGTGGCGGCATGCCAGCTTTCCTGTCTTTCGCTCGGCCTCGCGGGGCCCGTCCGTCGCGGGCCGGGGCCCGGCGGGGTGCTTGTGTCGTCTCGGGGCCGGCCCCGGCGGCGGCCGCCGGCCGGCCCCGCCCGGTCATCGGGCGGGCTCCCGGGGCTGCTCCGGCACCGCCTCGCCTTCCTCGTCCTCGTAGAACCGGGCGACGACCAGCTCCTCGAGCGCCTTGATCGCGTCCTCGGCGTCCGGCCCCCGCGCCTCGATCTCCAGCCGGGTGCCCCGCTCCGCGGCCAGGGACGTCAGGTCGAGGATGCTCTTGCCGTTGTACTGGTTGCCATTGTAGAGGATCCAGACCTCCGACCGATAGCGGAGCGCGAGCTTGACGAACTTGTCGGCGGGGCGCAGGTGCAGGCCGAGGGCGTTGCTGATCTCGACCGGGCGCCGGAAGGTTGCGGGTTCGTCGCTCATCATCTGCTCGATCGGCCGGGGACGGGGACGGCCGCCGGCCGGGCCGGCGGTCGGGGCCTCTTTGCAAGGGATCGCCGGCCCCCGCGGCCTCGGCGCGGGGGGCGAGGACGCCGCGGGGCCCGCTCGCGGCGGGGCCCCCGCGCGGGGCGGGGCGGGGGAGGGACGGGATCCCGCTACAGCGTGTTCTGATCCGCGTCCTCGAGCACCTGGACGACCTGCGCCTTGTCGTCGGCCTGCCGCAGGAAGCTCACGAACCGCTCGTCCTTCAGGTGTCGCGAGATGTTCTCCAGGGCCCTGAGGTGGTCGCCGGGCTGGTTCTGGGGGGAGACCAGCAGGAAGAAGATGTTCACGGGGTCGCCGTCGAGGGCCGCGAAATCGACCCCCCGGCGCGACAGCGCCACGGTCCCGATCAGCCGGGTGAGCGTCGCGTGCCGCGTGTGGGGCACGGCCACCCCCATGCCGATCCCCGTCGAGCCCAGCTCCTCGCGGCCCAGGATGGCGCGGATCACGCTCTCGACCTCCGAGTCGGGGAGGTATCCGGACGCGTTCAGGCCCTGCACCATCTCCCGGATCGCCGCTTCCTTGGTCGTCGCCTGCATGTCGACGATGATCGAATCGCGAATCACGAAATCCGAAAGCTTCATCCGCCCCTCCCTACGATGGGCCGCCGGATCCCTGCCGGGATCCCTCGACGGCGCCGGTATCAAGACGCTCAGGCGGGCACCAAGGCCAGGAGGACGGCGGACCACCTACCCGCTGCGCTGCGCCCGCGGCCATCGCGTGCGCGGGCCTCCCCGAGGCCCGACGACCCGAGCCGGCGGGCTTCACGCCGATCCGGGGGGCTCCGCCTGGTCGCTCGACCGGGGCGGGACCCCTCCCTGAGACGCATCGCCCTTGTGTTTCTGGACCTTCTCTTTGTAGCGGCGGAGCTGGTTCTCGACCTTGTGCACGCACAGGTCCATCGCCGCTTCGGGGGTCGGGCCCACGTCGCTGGCGACGAAGTCGTGCTTGTGCTCCGCCGACACCAGGATCTCGACCTCCCAGAGCTGCTTCGCGTGGTTCGCGGCCACCTCCACCGCCATCAGTCGCCCGAAATACTTGAGCAACTTCTCGGACTTCTCGTGAAGATGGCGATGCTGCTCGGCCGTCAGCTCGCCGTGGCGCGTCGAGATCTCGATTTGCACTCACGTGCTCCTTCCGTCGCCCGCCCGCCGCGTCATGGGAAGTCGCGGGGCGACTACAAAAAGTAACCCGTCCCGGCGGCGGCGGTCAAGACGACACCGGGCGAAGATCGGCCGCCGGCCCGACGCCCCGACGGCGATCCGAGGGCCGGCCGGCGGCCCCCTGGCCCGCGCCCCGCCGCTCGCTTATGGTTGAGGGCTCGCGGCCCGCCGGGCGGGCCGCATCCGAGGCCATCCGGCCATTTCAGGCGAATTCGCGGCGAGGAGGGGCCCCGGTGTGGGAGCAACGTTATGACCCCCTGGGGGCCTGGCCGCTGTCCACGGCGGCGGCGGCCCTCCCGGTCCTGCTGCTCCTGGGCCTGCTGGCCTCCGGGAGGGTCGGCGCCGCCCGCTCGGCGCTGGCCGGGCTGGTCGCGGCGTGCCTGGTGGCCTGGGGGGCCTTCGGGATGCCCGCCCCGATGATCGCCCAGGCGGCCGGCGTGGGCGTCGCCTTCGCCGCCTTCCGGATCCTCTGGCTCATCGTGTCGGCGGTCTTCCTCTACGACATCGCCGTGGAGACCGGGGAGTTCGAGGTGATGAAGGCCTCGATCGCCTCGCTCTCCGGCGATCGCCGGCTCCAGGCCGTGCTCATCGCCTTCTGCTTCGGGGCCTTCATCGAGGGGGCGGCGGGCTTCGGCGCGCCGGTGGCCATCTCGGCGGCCTTCCTGGTCGGGCTGGGGTTCCGGCCCTTCCAGGCGGCCCTCCTGTGCCTCATCGCCAACACCGCCCCGGTCGCCTGGGGGGGCATCGGCACGCCGCTGCGGACCCTGGGGGCGGTGACGGGCCTGGACGTCGAGGCGCTCAGCGCGACGGCCGGCCGGATCCTGCCGCCGCTCTCGCTGCTGATCCCGTTCTGGCTCGTGCGGACGATGACCGGCTGGCGCGAGACCTTCGCCGTCGCCGTGCCGCTGGCCGTCATCGGCGGGACCTTCGCCGGCGTGCAGTTCCTCTGGTCCAATTTCCTGGGGTTCGAGCTGGTGGACATCGCCTCGTCGGTCTCCAGCATGGCGGCCGGGGTGCTCGTGCTCCGCGTCTGGAAGCCATCGAGGGCCTGGCGGTTCGGCCACGAGTCGCCCGGCGACGATGGCGACGGCGCGGCGGGCGTCGATCGGGACGCCGACGAGGCCGGGGCCGCGGCCCCCGCCCCCGCCCCGACGCCCCGCCAGGTCGCCCGGGCCTGGATGCCCTTCCTGCTGCTCACCGTCACGGTGATGATCTGGGGCCTGCCGGCGGTCAAGCCGCTGGGCCTGCCGGCCGTCAAGGACTGGCTGGACGCCCGGCTCTCGTGGAAGCCGGAGGTCCCGGGGCTGCACCTGAAGGTCGCGCGGGGGGAGGCGGTCACCGGGCATGCCCGGCCGGAGCCGCAGGACCTGGAGAAGGCCGTCCTCGAGGTCGTCCCGCTCTCCTCGACGGGGACGGCGGTCTTCCTCGCGGCGGTGCTCGGCGGCCTGTACCTGGGCGTCTCGCCGGCCCGCCTCGCCGTCCTGCTGGGCAGGACCGTGCGGCGGATGGTCCCCGCCATCCTGGCGATCCTCTGCATGCTGGCGCTGGGCTTCGTCACCCGCTACTCGGGCATGGACGCGGTCCTCGGCCTGGCCTTCACCCGGGCCGGGCGGCTGCTCTACCCGGTCTTCGGGACGCTGCTCGGCTGGCTGGGCGTCGCCCTCACCGGCTCGGACACGGCGAGCAACGTCCTCTTCGGCAACCTCCAGCGGATCACCGCCGACAAGCTGGGCCTCTCCGCCATCCTGATGGCGGCCGCCAACACGACCGGGGGGGTGATGGGGAAGATGATCGACGCGCAGTCCATCGTCGTGGCCGCGGCGGCGACCGGCGAGGGGGGCAGGGAGGGGGAGCTGCTCCGCGCCGTCTTCTGGCACAGCCTGGCGCTGGCCCTGATCGTCGGGGCGATCGTCTGGGCCTATGCCCACCTGATGCCGGGCGTCGTGGTCGTCCCCCCCGCCCCGGCGGGATGAGTCCGCCCGCGGGCGGGGGGATCTCCACGCGATGCCCGGCGAGGGGGCGGGCGGCCATGCCGCCGTCGGTGAGTCCGGCGGCGGCCGTGCCACGCGGGGGAACGGGGCGGTGGGGCCTGGGGGAAAGGCGCGGCCGGGCCCGACCGTTCAGTTCCTGCCCCGCAGCGAGGGGAGGGTGTCCAGCTCGGAGGGGTCGGACCGGTAGCCGGCGTCGGGGCCCTCCTGCAAGGCCTCCCGCGCCTCCGGCGCCTCGTGGGGCCTCTGGGCCCGCTCCAACGGCTCCCTGTCCCGAGATGTCGGGGGCGTGGGGAGCTGCGTCTCGATCTGATGGTCCTGACGGGAGTTCGACTTGCGGACGGACTTGGTCTTGGGACGGGTACGGGTTGCCGTGGCCATGGGACACCTCCCCGCGCGTCGCGGGATAATCCGTGGGAGGTGCGGATCCGGCCCGCGGAATGCAGGCGTCCATCCGTCCCCC from Aquisphaera giovannonii includes these protein-coding regions:
- a CDS encoding PTS sugar transporter subunit IIA — translated: MKLSDFVIRDSIIVDMQATTKEAAIREMVQGLNASGYLPDSEVESVIRAILGREELGSTGIGMGVAVPHTRHATLTRLIGTVALSRRGVDFAALDGDPVNIFFLLVSPQNQPGDHLRALENISRHLKDERFVSFLRQADDKAQVVQVLEDADQNTL
- the hpf gene encoding ribosome hibernation-promoting factor, HPF/YfiA family yields the protein MQIEISTRHGELTAEQHRHLHEKSEKLLKYFGRLMAVEVAANHAKQLWEVEILVSAEHKHDFVASDVGPTPEAAMDLCVHKVENQLRRYKEKVQKHKGDASQGGVPPRSSDQAEPPGSA
- a CDS encoding HPr family phosphocarrier protein; translated protein: MMSDEPATFRRPVEISNALGLHLRPADKFVKLALRYRSEVWILYNGNQYNGKSILDLTSLAAERGTRLEIEARGPDAEDAIKALEELVVARFYEDEEGEAVPEQPREPAR
- a CDS encoding L-lactate permease, with the translated sequence MWEQRYDPLGAWPLSTAAAALPVLLLLGLLASGRVGAARSALAGLVAACLVAWGAFGMPAPMIAQAAGVGVAFAAFRILWLIVSAVFLYDIAVETGEFEVMKASIASLSGDRRLQAVLIAFCFGAFIEGAAGFGAPVAISAAFLVGLGFRPFQAALLCLIANTAPVAWGGIGTPLRTLGAVTGLDVEALSATAGRILPPLSLLIPFWLVRTMTGWRETFAVAVPLAVIGGTFAGVQFLWSNFLGFELVDIASSVSSMAAGVLVLRVWKPSRAWRFGHESPGDDGDGAAGVDRDADEAGAAAPAPAPTPRQVARAWMPFLLLTVTVMIWGLPAVKPLGLPAVKDWLDARLSWKPEVPGLHLKVARGEAVTGHARPEPQDLEKAVLEVVPLSSTGTAVFLAAVLGGLYLGVSPARLAVLLGRTVRRMVPAILAILCMLALGFVTRYSGMDAVLGLAFTRAGRLLYPVFGTLLGWLGVALTGSDTASNVLFGNLQRITADKLGLSAILMAAANTTGGVMGKMIDAQSIVVAAAATGEGGREGELLRAVFWHSLALALIVGAIVWAYAHLMPGVVVVPPAPAG